From the genome of Apostichopus japonicus isolate 1M-3 chromosome 17, ASM3797524v1, whole genome shotgun sequence:
TTATGAAAGAGGATGTGGGTACAACGTAGACCTTTTCTAAGTAGGAATTGGAGAAAGAAATGGTCAATGAAAACATGTTGGTGGTACACAGAAGGTAATTAATTATCaaatattagaatttataaaagtgaacttgattttttttttttttttttttttggcagagcATCAGATTatggagaggaaggagaagtcAACAACGTTACATCTCAGCTCAGTGCTATGAGCATAAACAATCTGAGGTCAACTTGTGAGAAACAGTTTCCACAGAAGGTGagagtttatttttttttctccaacacGGAGCATAAAATCACCCGTCGTCAATCACCTCACATCTCAAGAACGAAGCACGACTGGGGAAAACTTCAAGGACGGGGAACTATACAGTGTACAAATTTTGCACAGCTTTTTTGATGGCTATGTCCACactttgtctcttataaaatactatgtttCTGCAACTTCTGCTATGCATCTAATCATGGTCAAACTACAGCACTTTGTTTAGCAATTTGTTCATTTTGAATAGcattttgaaaagcattttgcatagtattttacatagcattttgtgtTGTCATACCAGGTAACTTATTCCCTAAAGGATGCTCtgtttctttttgcttttcaaTTTACTGTTTGGAACACATATATTCACTATTTTCAGGGAACACACATCTCCAAGCTTCCCCTCGAGCTTCTCCTTCTGGTGTTCCGATGGGTGGTGTCATCACACATTGACCTCCGGTCCCTGGAACAACTGTCAATGGTCTGTCGTGGTTTCTACATTTGTACCAGGGATGAAGAGATTTGGAGACTTGTATGTCAAAGGTGAGTGTAAGGAAGTACTCTGGAAATAACAATCAACTATTATAAAAGGCATGTTCTTTGGTTgtgaaataaatgtcataaataagtgtgtaaaagtaagttggcctgacgtttcgaccctagcaggatcttcttcaaaggctaaaaaaaatatttcatttttttcttttttcttttttttctttttttctttttttctcttttttattagcctttgaagaagataagcagtttgctaacagttttattttattttgtcataAATTAAGCACAGAAAATTATGTTCAAATAACAGCAAGAATTTAGAACCTGTATACTATGTTTTTGTCTATCCTTTGTCCATATTACTTGAAGGTTGATAGATCAAGGGCTTTTTTCAGGGCCTGAAAATCCTGTGTAAGACAGGTAAAATTTTTAAGTCTTCTTTACCTGGCCTGGAAAGTCAtgaatagggttagggtttgaaatataaaaaataggGTTAGGCTTTAAGATATAAAAAACGTCAAATGTGTAATTTTGGGCTTTTGAAAATGCCAGAGTAGCAACTCTGGCCGTCTTTCTCAACCTTAGACGTAACAATTCGTACTTTAAGTGCATTATGCTCTCAACAAACCTCATTGGAAAGCCCACAATGCATTGCCAAAGCTTGCCCAGTTTAAGTAACATGGATCAGGAATTTTTTTTCAGCTTACCCCATGGACATGACACGACGCTGTATCAACTTTttcctgttttgtttctttttctgtatcaagtttcctgtttttctttttctgcatcaagttttctttgtttctttttctgttaACCTCGAGTAGGATTTGGGGCAGCACTGTTTTCTTAGCCAAGGACTGCATTACGTGGCGCCAGATGTTTCTGCAGCGCCCCCATTTGCGGTTCGACGGGGTCTACATTTGCCGCATGACCTACGTACGCCAAGGAGAACAGTCCTACATCGATCAGACCTACAAACCGTGGTATCTTGTGGAGTACTATCGTTTCATTCGTGTCTTTCCCGATGGTGGGTGTGATTTATCATATATTTACCTTTGGTTTTTACGAAAGAAAAAGTGAAGACAAAATTGGTTAGTCTGCAGTATGTGCCTGAAGGGATGGACCTATGGGTTGAAGAcctgtgtttgtgttttttcaTAAAATTGCTGGTCATTTTCGACATCGTAGGTCAAAACCACACCCACATGGCACTTTGTGAACAAATATATGAATTTTTCACATGATTGGTGCTATTTTGCACTTTCATCAACATTCATCAACATTCGTCAACATTTATCAACAggagagtgaatgatgtcatcataacAAATttagctgaaaatgtctttgttcttatttatacaatatttgaaaaatttaTCTATAGAGATAACAACAAAAGAGTGGCATTCGATCGGTTGAAATACTCAATACCGAGAACTTTTGACAGCTAAAGAAACATTCCAAAGGTCTCAAggataaattaacaaaatgatTTTAGTAGACTCAGCAAAGCTATTGAAGAGTATTGCCCAGATGATATTAGAGACATGCTACTTCACGTCATCCTCCTGGAGTAATAGGTTCCATTGTTTGAACTGTAGCTTCCGGGAGAATGTAATACCAATGGTTTATTCTAAGTTACGGCCACATATGACGTAATGTGCGATTCAATGTATTTTTACATTTGGATTAATACTTTATATTATTTGAGAGAACGCACATCAATCTTAAACTTCTTATCATTCATTTCTTCTTAAGTGATCAACAATAGGTGACATGGCCCTGTGAGTTGATTCAGAAGCCTATAAATTAATGACACATAAATTACTGACTCTgtatgacatatatacatatatatatataaatgaaaatcgtaatgagttagaaaatcaagaacagtgaaaaaacttccagcctccatatatatatatatatatatatatatatatatatatattcattaatcTTTTTGTGATATCCTCTATCTGACTGTCAAGGTGCcatcatcatgatgactagCCCAGAGTCACCAAAGGAAGTCGTGCCCAGACTGAAAACGAAGTCCGTATCTGGCGAAGGCTTCGTTAAAGGACATTACCGCTGCATAGGAAACACGGTAAGTGTCATGATCACGCAACTCGTGGCTATCTGTCGCAAGGTCTAGCCGCCATTTCAGGCTCTCCACCTCCTTCGATAGATGTCTGTTTAGTTTGACAACAAGACCTCAGCTTGTGTTTGAGTGACTGAAGTGAGTTTGTTTATTTCACAACAGGACCGAGGCTTCTTTGAGGTATGATATTAGTTCATTAGCTAATTCAAAGCTCAGTTCTTGTCATGAATTTAGGTAATGACATTAAAAGAACTTTGAGTGAATGTAATACTTTGAAGGAACATAATAATGTGTCTCTACATGGGGTCCAAGATCGTTCGAAAGCAAGAACTTTACCCAATCTGACCGCTCTGAGATTTATTATACTGAAGAGAGCCGTCCATTCTTGTTTTTATACAGCCTCATCTGGTAATGTCACTCAAAATGAGACACATTAAGGTGAGATTAAGACAATTCTGTCTTCTACAAGCTTTTTTTCTCAGCCTTTTTCGTTTTTGAGTGTTGCTAATTCTTAAGATGTTTCGTTgtgatttatcatattttgtagCTCTCAGCAGTTCTACAACAAGAGAGAAAGGAAACGGAAAGTGGGTACCAGCGGTACAAGAGAAGATCAGACAGAAACAATAACAGCTCCATCTTGAAAGAGCAGATTTTCAGAGTGGTGAGTGCCTGTATCTTAACCCGTTACCTTCAAAGGGTGAATTGAATATCGCTGTTATGGAATCTTGTACATATGAAACCACATTTAACTTtgtgtagagacagagcaacaGATTATAAGCAATGCCCAACCCCCCAGCCTGGGGTGTATCCTGGAAATGCCCGAATTTGAAATTCTTTGATTCCTGCGACGAAGAAAAGGTGTAATGACACATCAGGCTTCTAGAGTAGATCAAATGAAGAGGAAATCTCCCTTTCAATTTGATTTGCCTTCTCggtgaaatattttttaaataatgatGCTTGAAACACCTAAGGCATACTGGCTTGCTTAACTGCAGTGGTTTTTCAAGTTTCCCTTATTTGGTGTCGGCTGCCTTGAGTACGGAACTTCCTGGTCCACGTATAAAAGCAGTGAAATGTAGCCCAAGTAAATGTAACTTGTGGCAACTTTGCTAAGTTAACATGGAAAAAGGCTAGTTTTACAAAGGAAATATATGCAATTGGTCCAATTTGTGCAAGGTAAGTAAACCATGGAAAGTTTTATAGTTGGGTATGATTCATCCAAAGGAATGAAATTGGGCAGCTCGTTTGAAACTGATCAGTTGGTCTAACTTTTGccataaacattttaaaaaggaATCATGGAATTAAACTATGTCATTGGTGGAGGATGACAGACAAACTCAAAAATTAAGATAGAGAGGGGAAAGGAAGAGTGAGGGGTGAATGATGAGTGACCACATAGAAGGTAACAGACAAACTCAGAAATTAAGACAGAGAaagggggggatggggggaggggaggaagaaTGAGGGATGAATGGTAAGTGACCACATGGAAGGGAACAGACAAACTCAGAAATTAAGAtagagagaggggggagggggagggggaggaagaatAAGGGATGAATGGTGAGTGACCACATGGAAGGGAACAGACAAACTCAAAAAttaagagagagaggggggagggtgggggaagaaTGAGGGATGAATGGTGAGTGACCACAGCGAATGGAACAGACAAACTCAAAAAttaagagagagagggggggaggggggaaaggATGAGTGGGGGATGAATGGTGAGTGACCACAGAGAAGGGAACAGACAAACTCAAAAattaagagagagagatgggggatggggaggggaaaggAAGAGTGAGGGATGATTGGTGAGTGACCACATGGAAGGGAACAGGCAAACTCAGAAATTAAGATagagagagggggggaggggggaaaagaaagagtGAGGGATGAATGGTGAGTGACCACAGAGAATGGAACAGACAAACTCAAAaattaagagagagagagggggaaggAAGAGTTATGATGAATGGTGAGTGACCCCAAAGAAGGGAACAGACAACTCAGAAATTAAGacggagagggggagggggaggaagagtGAGGGATGAATGGTGAGTGACCCCATAGAAGATAACAGACAACTCAGAAAttaagagagagagggggggagggggggatgagGGTTGAATGCTGAATGACCACATAAAAGGGATCAGACAAGTTCACTAGGTAATAACAACAGGATAATAACAGTAATGAATGACTGATGAAAACTTGCTACACATGAAAGTGTGACAGACAGGCTCACTACTGACACAATTACGCAAGGCAAGCAATGGAGATGAAATCAAAGGATGCCCCAGGAAGGACCGTTCTATGTTGATTGTGAAATGGAGAATCTTCCCTGTTTTCCCTGTGTAGTTTGTAGTGAGTTCCTTTCATAGCCATTGCtcattctaaattattttcTCAGCTTAGTAAGTAACATATTTCCAATTATATGGAGAACCTTCCTTGTATCCCCCCTGTTTTACCCTGTGTAGTTTGTAACAAGTGAGTCCCTTGGCCATTCCTCCCCCTTATTTTCACAGCTGTGTAACATATTTTCAGTGATTGATTCATAGGGAGTTAACTCTCATACCCCTAAGTCATTATCGGTTATCGAGTTTCTAGCAGTAATATGACACTTTTTCTGTCGTTCATCAGGAATTTGAAGTATCTGGCTCAagcaggcacaacaacaccaaACTGGAGTGGAAACATTACTCATGCGAAACGAGATATGCGTAAGTTGACTGCTAATAGACCTTCCATTCTTTCTCACTTAGACAGTTGGTAATATTCTTCTCAAGATACGAGACACAGTGTTGTTCAGCCATGAGCTTtcccgcgaattcgcggaatacccgtgatttcttttctaccccGGGGACAAAAACTTTTATCCCAACACaatgtagcatacgcaaactggagcctataccgcaatttttgaaaatttcagtgatattttgttcaccccaggctcatccctggttgttaacatcaacatattaaaagCAGACTGTATACATCTGATCCAGTTGGTACCCTGAATAATTCAAGGAGTCTCTAGTTTAGGATGTATCTTCATTGCGTTATAAACACAGCAATCGTGTACTCTTGACGTCATGAGGGTAGTTTTAACTGTCTATGAATTTTATAATGAATCTTGACTGTTTATACAGccgcgtatttttttttaaattatttttacaagGTGGTGGGTTTAATAATGTGTACATCTGCAACTATGAATAATATTACATAAGACTCGTGATAAATGGAACATGGGCCTTTGAGGTGACTAGCGTTGATGGTGACTAAAGAATTTGGGACTCTCTATTtgtcttgatatattatattatatttctctCTACAGTTTTGTTGTCTAATTAGTCAATTAAACTATTATGGAGTTGACTTCTCACAAGATGAAAGTATAAAGAGAAGCAAGGATGTGCAAGTGTCTTTGGGAAAAGATAACCTTTTCAGAGAGAAGGTGTTTATGAAAATTATtaaggttgatatttttatatatatatttttttccatcttCAAGGTCTTCTAACATGGCAACTGTCTCAGACTTTGACCATTCGACTTTCAATCCACTTCTGTTCTCTCGGGTCAAGAGCTACACCAGGACAGCCGTATCTCCACTATGAATAATCAACACAAGATAGCTTTATATCTACTCTCTGCATATTCATGACCATATAGCTTTACATTcactatgaatattcaagatCAGATAGCTATATCTTACTCCACTCTGCATATTCATGACCATGTAGCTTTTCATTCactatgaatattaatgaccaTATAGCTTTATATTcactatgaatattcacgatCAGATAGCCGcagctatgaatattcaaagttgttttCATCTTGatcattttttccttttttatgtttttatgtttcaGGTTTTTTTGTTTGGTTCATTCCACATACATAACTTTGCTAAGAAGTAAACGCATTTTGTACGCACTTTATCATCAACTTTTGCGGGTTTATTAACAAACATATGTTGCATTTAAATTAAGGTATTTCCTgaatatcttttcttttttttcattttttatttgttcaaacccCTGTTTCAATGCTTGAATTTAAATATCTAGTAAGTAAACCACTGTGACTATTACATACTTTAGAACCAACTTCTGTGACTGTAACATAACTGTACCAATTGCTGACCTTCTATTGTCCATTCCGTTTACAATTGGATTGAATCAACTGTTTTGGAAGGATAATTTTGAAGGTAATATTGTGTTTTAAAGACATAGAATGTAATCAATGCACCCTGGTGAAATTGGCATTCGATTCCTTCATTTTGAGATACATTCAATTTGACAAAAGTGAACTTTAAAATACCAAAGACAGATGATGTCATAGATGGATTCTCCacaacatatattttgttttcaacaaaattgGAGTTTCGTTTTGTCTTTAGAAAGTGGACTCATCCAAATTTGAATACACTGATATTCCTTATTATTGTGTAAGTTATTCCAGCTCTGCCATAAAAAGTAGGAATTATTCCCCAAAACaatagtgtaaaaaaaaaacacacacatctTTGTCAATCTGCATTTATGATATTATACCTGCTTGCTCTAACTTTCCTTGTGGTGCAAAATGTTACAACTTCAAACAAGTAATTCTGGAAAATGGCCTTTTAAGAATTGTAATGAAAGTTGGGGTTCCTGTTCAAAGGGC
Proteins encoded in this window:
- the LOC139985093 gene encoding F-box only protein 9-like isoform X2, producing MENIGNVISPLDSDEEEDGEDEEPSSSPPLEDQLSDFRQQWKAELTSKDDATSSSSRRRRRTKSSSSLGEGSSTNDDKAYSLFMQGVDAERNGEMFEAIKFYRQAVQLVPDIESKIQSISGFDDNSSSESDEASDYGEEGEVNNVTSQLSAMSINNLRSTCEKQFPQKGTHISKLPLELLLLVFRWVVSSHIDLRSLEQLSMVCRGFYICTRDEEIWRLVCQRIWGSTVFLAKDCITWRQMFLQRPHLRFDGVYICRMTYVRQGEQSYIDQTYKPWYLVEYYRFIRVFPDGAIIMMTSPESPKEVVPRLKTKSVSGEGFVKGHYRCIGNTLSAVLQQERKETESGYQRYKRRSDRNNNSSILKEQIFRVEFEVSGSSRHNNTKLEWKHYSCETRYASSNMATVSDFDHSTFNPLLFSRVKSYTRTAVSPL